A single region of the Candidatus Hydrogenedentota bacterium genome encodes:
- a CDS encoding sugar phosphate isomerase/epimerase, protein MAKLSIFTSARLSLVVAAGCLLAQPVFAAEGAHTFFAFCMDTHDSQKRTLEQQAALLEELGYDGAGHLWLDNLQQRIDTLDAHGLKLFQVYVQVYIAPAATPYDARLREAMPLLKDRDVMLALLMKGGSPSDQSGDARAIALVNEIADMAAPSNVRVVLYPHSGDWLERVEDALRIVQKVNRTDVGIMFNLCHFLKVDQEENIRPLLTSAMPHLFAVSVHGADRAAEIHAGTGNWIQPLGSGSFDVGALLRTLDDLGYRGPIGLQCYGIPGDARNHLTRSIAAWRQILERLEAPSPGAKARQE, encoded by the coding sequence GTGGCGAAGTTGAGCATTTTCACCAGTGCGCGTCTCTCCCTCGTCGTCGCGGCGGGTTGCCTGCTTGCACAACCGGTTTTCGCGGCCGAAGGCGCGCACACGTTTTTTGCCTTCTGCATGGACACCCATGACAGCCAGAAGCGAACGCTCGAACAACAGGCCGCATTACTCGAAGAACTTGGTTACGACGGCGCCGGCCATCTCTGGCTCGATAATCTTCAACAGCGCATCGACACGCTGGACGCCCACGGCCTCAAATTGTTCCAAGTGTACGTGCAAGTCTATATCGCACCGGCCGCCACTCCCTACGATGCGCGCCTAAGAGAGGCAATGCCGCTGCTTAAAGACCGTGACGTAATGCTCGCCTTGTTGATGAAGGGCGGCTCACCCTCCGATCAATCCGGCGACGCCCGCGCCATTGCACTCGTAAACGAAATCGCCGACATGGCCGCACCATCCAATGTTCGAGTGGTACTTTATCCGCATTCCGGCGACTGGCTTGAGCGTGTCGAAGATGCGCTGCGCATCGTGCAAAAGGTGAATCGCACCGATGTCGGCATCATGTTCAATCTCTGCCACTTTCTGAAAGTCGACCAGGAGGAAAACATCAGGCCGCTGCTGACGTCGGCGATGCCCCATCTCTTCGCCGTCAGCGTTCACGGCGCCGATCGCGCCGCGGAAATTCACGCCGGTACGGGCAATTGGATTCAGCCCCTCGGCAGCGGATCGTTTGACGTGGGCGCGCTGCTACGAACACTCGACGATCTCGGCTACCGCGGCCCTATCGGTCTCCAATGCTACGGAATCCCCGGCGACGCCCGGAATCATCTGACACGATCCATCGCCGCCTGGCGGCAGATTTTGGAACGCCTTGAAGCCCCCTCTCCGGGCGCAAAGGCACGCCAAGAATAG
- a CDS encoding type IV pilus twitching motility protein PilT, which produces MAQIDKYLMMMVKHGASDLHYCTGCKPIFRKDGSMMALRSEEELEAQAVRTVLYEIMPEANEKQFNELHDTDFAYALEGYGRFRVNIFMDHKGMGAVFRVIPTKILTCEELGLPESVKKFCSLSKGLVLVTGPTGSGKSTTLAAMLDLINAGRSEHIITIEDPIEFVHPNKSCLINQREVHNHTKSFKAALRAALREDPDIVLVGEMRDLETTHIAIETAETGHLVFGTLHTTTAISTVDRLIDQFPPEQQQQIRTMLAGTLKGVVAQNLLKKKGGGRVAALEVMVVNAAVQSLIREAKNNQIMSIMQTAKKEGMTLLNEELARFVKEDTVEPEEAWRKAVDKEGFLKALESVGVNYKPPAE; this is translated from the coding sequence ATGGCCCAGATCGACAAATACCTGATGATGATGGTTAAGCACGGGGCGTCGGATTTGCACTATTGCACGGGGTGCAAGCCGATTTTCCGCAAGGACGGGTCGATGATGGCGCTGCGCAGCGAGGAAGAACTCGAGGCGCAGGCGGTGCGGACGGTGCTGTACGAAATTATGCCGGAGGCAAACGAGAAGCAGTTTAACGAACTGCATGACACGGACTTTGCGTACGCGTTGGAGGGATACGGCCGGTTTCGCGTGAACATCTTCATGGACCACAAGGGAATGGGCGCGGTGTTTCGCGTCATTCCGACGAAGATTCTGACGTGCGAGGAGTTGGGGCTGCCGGAGTCGGTCAAGAAGTTTTGTTCGCTGTCGAAAGGACTGGTGTTGGTGACGGGGCCGACGGGTAGCGGCAAATCAACGACGTTGGCGGCGATGCTCGATCTGATTAACGCGGGCCGGAGCGAGCACATAATTACCATCGAGGACCCGATCGAGTTTGTGCACCCGAACAAGAGTTGCCTGATCAATCAGCGCGAGGTGCACAACCACACGAAGAGTTTCAAGGCGGCGTTGCGCGCGGCGTTGCGCGAGGACCCTGACATCGTGCTGGTGGGCGAAATGCGGGATCTCGAGACGACGCATATCGCGATCGAGACTGCTGAGACGGGGCACCTGGTGTTCGGCACGCTACATACGACGACGGCGATTTCCACCGTGGACCGCCTCATCGATCAATTCCCACCGGAACAGCAGCAGCAAATTCGGACGATGCTCGCGGGGACCTTGAAAGGCGTGGTCGCGCAGAACCTGCTGAAGAAGAAGGGCGGCGGGCGCGTCGCGGCGCTCGAGGTGATGGTCGTGAATGCGGCCGTCCAGTCGCTCATTCGCGAGGCAAAGAACAATCAGATCATGAGCATCATGCAAACCGCGAAGAAAGAAGGCATGACCCTGCTGAACGAGGAACTGGCGCGGTTCGTGAAAGAGGATACCGTCGAGCCGGAAGAGGCATGGCGGAAGGCGGTGGACAAGGAAGGCTTCCTGAAGGCGCTGGAATCGGTGGGCGTCAACTACAAACCGCCAGCGGAATAG
- a CDS encoding restriction endonuclease, SacI family: protein MAVYLRANQALPFGKKASAGKALGQLLMPKPAPASIAEDARRVLDKAWAQTLQSEAEASDKIPRAVIDSIGEIVSGNGLTYRYILLTQALAKATDPHLNALCLQAKSKLKGAFDARSLCKDVVVDFDRANESVLGGSGDPYVSKPARIPELADRFRKDQKDRKGFDRLVVALEFLESNSPCVEDFLLCVLRAVRKRLDEVRVGYPIPKRVSAPRCYGVVSGFLSERSGGLRMQAIAVALFRTIGSRFQLFANVHSANINAADAATGQVADLECRCASGDVVLAVEVKDRQLTLIQAQEKVPAIRAKGITEFVFLVQGGVLQCDSESISDLSEREFASGQNFYVCEFNGFLETCLVLFGEDGRRDFLKAAGEALDESKADVQHRRAWRDCLASL from the coding sequence TTGGCGGTGTATCTCCGCGCCAATCAAGCACTGCCATTCGGTAAAAAAGCCTCGGCAGGAAAAGCTCTGGGTCAATTACTGATGCCGAAGCCCGCTCCGGCCAGCATTGCCGAAGACGCACGTAGGGTTCTGGACAAGGCCTGGGCCCAGACGCTGCAATCAGAAGCCGAGGCTTCAGACAAGATTCCACGCGCCGTTATCGATTCAATCGGGGAAATCGTTTCGGGGAACGGACTCACCTACCGTTATATCCTGTTGACCCAGGCCTTGGCCAAAGCGACCGATCCTCATCTAAACGCGCTGTGTCTCCAGGCAAAGTCCAAACTGAAAGGCGCTTTCGACGCCCGCTCGCTGTGCAAGGACGTTGTTGTCGACTTCGATCGCGCTAACGAATCGGTTCTGGGCGGTTCTGGCGATCCGTACGTTAGCAAGCCGGCACGAATACCGGAACTCGCAGATCGATTTCGGAAGGACCAGAAAGACCGCAAAGGGTTCGATCGTTTGGTCGTGGCGCTGGAGTTCCTGGAAAGCAATAGTCCGTGTGTAGAGGACTTTCTGCTTTGTGTCTTGCGAGCGGTTCGCAAGCGTCTGGATGAAGTCCGGGTAGGCTATCCAATTCCCAAGCGCGTCAGCGCGCCGCGTTGCTACGGCGTTGTATCGGGTTTCCTGTCGGAACGCTCCGGCGGGCTACGTATGCAGGCAATCGCGGTCGCGCTGTTCCGAACGATTGGTTCACGGTTCCAACTCTTCGCGAATGTACATAGCGCGAACATTAATGCTGCTGACGCCGCTACGGGGCAAGTCGCTGATCTCGAATGCCGATGTGCGTCCGGTGACGTCGTTCTTGCGGTCGAAGTCAAAGATCGGCAACTGACACTGATTCAAGCGCAGGAGAAGGTGCCTGCCATTCGCGCCAAGGGTATCACCGAGTTCGTATTCCTGGTCCAGGGCGGAGTGCTGCAATGCGATTCGGAAAGCATTAGCGATCTCTCGGAAAGAGAGTTCGCGTCGGGCCAAAACTTTTACGTCTGCGAGTTCAACGGATTCCTTGAGACATGCCTCGTTCTGTTCGGTGAAGACGGTAGGCGGGATTTCCTGAAAGCCGCGGGAGAAGCGCTCGACGAAAGCAAAGCAGATGTGCAGCATCGCCGTGCGTGGCGAGATTGTCTTGCCTCGTTGTAG
- a CDS encoding DNA adenine methylase yields the protein MTGEHSTIRSNGKKRIAFGWYGGKYSHLDWLLPLLPACHHYCEPYAGSAAVLLNRVPAPVETYNDLDGEIVNFFKALRDKQEKLVRAIGLTPFSREEFYRACQPPKGRISDVERARRFFVRARQVRTGLAQTASLGRWANCKNTSRAGMSGVVSRWLGSVESLPEIAERLLRVQIENRPALEILDLYDDKETLFYCDPPYHHEARGDNKAYGFEMNDIEHRAFLKKVLSLKAKVAISGYSCELYDRGLRDWRCISAPIKHCHSVKKPRQEKLWVNY from the coding sequence CTGACTGGTGAGCATTCGACGATACGTTCAAATGGGAAGAAAAGGATTGCATTCGGCTGGTACGGGGGAAAGTACAGTCACTTGGATTGGCTTTTGCCCCTCTTGCCGGCCTGTCATCACTATTGCGAACCCTACGCCGGATCCGCGGCCGTGTTGTTGAACCGGGTCCCTGCGCCAGTGGAAACATACAATGACCTTGATGGCGAAATCGTGAATTTCTTCAAAGCGCTCCGCGACAAGCAAGAAAAACTTGTTCGCGCCATTGGCTTGACCCCATTTTCTCGTGAAGAATTTTATCGGGCCTGTCAACCCCCAAAGGGGAGAATCTCCGACGTTGAGCGGGCGCGACGCTTCTTTGTTCGCGCACGCCAAGTACGTACCGGCCTCGCGCAAACAGCTTCGCTCGGCAGATGGGCCAACTGTAAGAACACCAGTCGAGCGGGAATGAGCGGCGTTGTTTCGCGATGGCTCGGAAGCGTCGAAAGCCTTCCGGAAATCGCGGAAAGACTGCTCCGCGTTCAAATTGAAAATCGCCCGGCGCTGGAGATATTGGATCTCTACGACGACAAAGAAACGCTCTTCTACTGCGACCCGCCCTACCACCACGAAGCGCGCGGCGACAACAAAGCCTACGGCTTCGAGATGAATGATATCGAGCACCGCGCCTTCCTAAAAAAAGTACTGTCACTCAAAGCCAAAGTCGCGATTTCCGGCTATTCGTGCGAACTCTACGATCGCGGGCTGCGCGATTGGCGGTGTATCTCCGCGCCAATCAAGCACTGCCATTCGGTAAAAAAGCCTCGGCAGGAAAAGCTCTGGGTCAATTACTGA
- a CDS encoding SUMF1/EgtB/PvdO family nonheme iron enzyme gives MIHVVCSNCGIEILVPPTVQGRWGVCFGCGARLMVPSENGDAEEIDLDFEAGHRIADRYVIEAPIGKGGMGVVYRARDVLMNERVALKFLHPGILQSQRGMKLFVQEAQIARRLRHENIVAVHDVSSTPDGILYLSMEFLHGSSLRAFLRHCREQRRLIDVRLAVNFAAQILAALDYAHKSVVHRDMKPENVMILVGEQVKVLDFGLAKVLDEQAVPTEGDKKPSRVIGTEAYAAPEQLRHVEVDLRADLYAVGLILREMLTLRTPIEEQVEIQKVRGDVAPSIIDIVQKAIQEPKEDRWRNAADFRARLMTAYDESYRQTAAAQVRADTQREVSTEGMVLLDGGNFVMGNRTVPDEAPEFEYFVEPFYIDIYPVTNRKYAEFLKDTGRAAPKFWGLPQYVGPDQPVIGVTWSEAAAYAAWAGKQLPTEAQWEFAARGRENRKYPWGNTDPDKNRANYGDNLNIPSLVGMHDEGRTPEGVCDLAGNVYEWTSDMFLPYDPVKREAAAQHGPPLRTIRGGSWHSPAAELRCAFRKGVFGESQLTTVGFRCVLPVKRG, from the coding sequence ATGATCCACGTTGTCTGCTCCAACTGCGGAATTGAGATTCTGGTGCCGCCGACCGTGCAGGGCCGGTGGGGCGTGTGTTTTGGGTGCGGCGCGCGGCTGATGGTGCCGTCGGAGAACGGTGACGCGGAGGAGATTGACCTCGACTTCGAGGCGGGGCACCGCATCGCGGATCGGTACGTAATCGAGGCGCCGATTGGCAAGGGCGGCATGGGGGTGGTGTACCGCGCGCGGGACGTGCTGATGAACGAGCGCGTTGCGTTGAAATTCCTGCATCCGGGAATTCTGCAGTCACAGCGCGGGATGAAGCTGTTCGTGCAGGAGGCGCAGATCGCGCGGCGGTTGCGGCACGAGAACATCGTGGCAGTGCACGACGTGAGCTCGACGCCGGATGGCATCCTCTATTTGTCGATGGAATTCCTGCACGGGAGTTCGTTGCGCGCGTTTCTGCGGCATTGCCGGGAACAGCGCCGTTTGATCGACGTGCGGCTGGCGGTGAATTTTGCGGCGCAGATACTCGCCGCGCTCGACTACGCGCACAAGTCTGTGGTGCACCGCGATATGAAGCCCGAGAACGTAATGATACTCGTGGGCGAGCAGGTGAAGGTGCTGGATTTCGGGCTGGCGAAAGTGCTTGACGAGCAGGCCGTGCCCACGGAAGGCGACAAGAAACCGTCGCGCGTTATTGGCACGGAGGCGTACGCGGCGCCGGAGCAGTTGCGGCATGTGGAAGTCGATCTGCGCGCGGACCTGTACGCAGTCGGGCTGATCCTGCGCGAGATGCTGACGTTGCGCACGCCAATCGAGGAGCAGGTCGAGATTCAGAAAGTGCGCGGCGACGTTGCGCCGTCGATCATCGACATCGTGCAGAAAGCGATTCAGGAGCCGAAGGAGGACCGGTGGCGCAATGCGGCGGACTTCCGCGCACGGCTGATGACGGCGTACGACGAATCGTACCGTCAGACGGCGGCGGCGCAGGTCAGGGCCGACACGCAGCGCGAAGTTTCGACCGAGGGCATGGTCTTACTCGATGGCGGCAATTTTGTGATGGGAAACCGAACGGTGCCGGACGAGGCGCCGGAATTCGAGTATTTTGTCGAGCCCTTCTACATCGACATCTATCCGGTGACGAATCGGAAGTACGCGGAGTTCCTGAAAGACACGGGTCGGGCCGCGCCGAAGTTCTGGGGATTGCCGCAATATGTAGGTCCCGATCAACCGGTGATTGGCGTCACGTGGTCCGAGGCGGCGGCGTACGCGGCGTGGGCGGGCAAACAGTTGCCGACGGAGGCACAGTGGGAGTTTGCGGCACGCGGGCGGGAGAACCGGAAGTATCCGTGGGGCAACACGGACCCTGACAAGAACCGCGCGAACTACGGCGACAACTTGAACATTCCATCGTTGGTGGGAATGCACGACGAGGGGCGCACACCGGAGGGAGTTTGCGATCTTGCGGGCAACGTGTACGAATGGACGTCGGACATGTTTCTGCCCTACGATCCCGTGAAGCGCGAGGCGGCGGCACAACATGGCCCGCCGCTTCGTACGATTCGGGGCGGATCGTGGCATTCGCCGGCGGCGGAGTTGCGGTGCGCGTTTCGCAAGGGCGTGTTCGGCGAGTCGCAATTGACCACGGTCGGGTTCCGGTGCGTGTTGCCGGTGAAGCGGGGGTAG
- a CDS encoding bifunctional 4-hydroxy-2-oxoglutarate aldolase/2-dehydro-3-deoxy-phosphogluconate aldolase has translation MERQAAIEYIKRHCIVAVVRADSGGEDLVRIVEAVAEGGVRCIELTMTTPGALPALELATKKLADADVLLGVGTVLDAETCRVAILSGAQFIVTPTVAPDVARMARRYGRPVALGAFTPTEILAAWEAGSDAVKVFPSSVGGPDYIKAIKGPLPQIPLLPTGGVEVGNVAEFLKAGAFALGVGGNLVSKKLVDAKDFAGLTRNAKAFADAVAAARAK, from the coding sequence ATGGAACGGCAGGCAGCAATCGAGTACATCAAAAGGCATTGCATCGTAGCGGTGGTGCGCGCGGATTCGGGCGGGGAGGATTTGGTGCGCATTGTCGAGGCGGTGGCCGAGGGCGGGGTGCGCTGCATCGAACTGACGATGACGACGCCGGGCGCGTTGCCGGCGTTAGAATTGGCGACGAAGAAGCTGGCGGACGCGGATGTGCTGCTCGGCGTGGGGACGGTCCTCGATGCGGAGACGTGCCGCGTGGCCATATTGTCGGGCGCGCAGTTCATCGTAACGCCGACGGTCGCACCGGACGTCGCGCGAATGGCGCGGCGGTACGGCAGGCCGGTCGCGCTGGGTGCGTTCACGCCGACGGAGATTCTTGCTGCGTGGGAAGCGGGTTCGGACGCGGTGAAAGTGTTTCCGTCGAGCGTCGGCGGGCCGGACTACATCAAGGCGATCAAGGGTCCGCTGCCGCAGATTCCGTTGCTGCCGACGGGTGGCGTCGAAGTGGGGAATGTCGCGGAGTTCCTGAAGGCCGGCGCGTTTGCGTTGGGCGTGGGCGGAAATCTGGTGAGTAAGAAATTGGTGGATGCGAAGGATTTTGCGGGGCTGACGAGGAACGCGAAGGCGTTTGCGGATGCTGTGGCCGCGGCGCGGGCGAAGTAG
- a CDS encoding class I SAM-dependent methyltransferase, producing the protein MPANDSFEGLARFYDPLMQHVNYDRWYLIASAVARLLPRPFVHLDAACGTGVLLEKLRNDRWRSFGLDLSPAMLRAGRRGNGPARAVCADLRAIPVHGSLDYVTCLFDSVNFLLTEQDVYASIAQLAGALKPKGILYFDVVTERMVLDHFADQKWTEKTDRFSSTWSCSYDRKNQTAATTIRVNNGDAYTLYERMYPLDLVYEAVERAGCQILGAHDAQTWKRPGRKSIRVDIIAVHGNARDYKRPYGDIQAFVQDMLK; encoded by the coding sequence ATGCCCGCAAACGACAGCTTCGAGGGACTCGCGCGTTTCTACGACCCACTCATGCAGCACGTGAACTACGACCGCTGGTACCTCATTGCCAGCGCCGTCGCGCGCCTGCTGCCGCGTCCATTCGTCCACCTCGACGCAGCCTGCGGCACCGGCGTCCTCTTGGAAAAACTCCGCAACGACAGATGGCGTAGCTTCGGCCTCGATCTTTCCCCCGCCATGCTCCGTGCCGGCCGCCGCGGCAACGGCCCCGCGCGCGCCGTCTGTGCCGACCTGCGCGCAATCCCCGTGCACGGTTCGCTCGATTACGTCACGTGTCTCTTCGACAGCGTGAACTTTCTATTGACCGAACAGGACGTGTATGCAAGCATCGCGCAGCTCGCGGGCGCGCTCAAACCTAAAGGCATTCTCTATTTCGACGTCGTCACCGAACGCATGGTGCTCGATCACTTCGCGGACCAGAAATGGACGGAGAAAACCGATCGCTTCTCTTCGACGTGGTCCTGCAGTTACGATAGAAAAAACCAAACTGCCGCGACCACCATCCGCGTCAACAACGGCGATGCGTACACCCTCTACGAGCGCATGTATCCATTGGATTTGGTGTACGAGGCAGTCGAACGCGCGGGCTGTCAAATCCTCGGCGCGCACGACGCACAAACGTGGAAACGGCCCGGCCGCAAATCCATCCGCGTCGACATCATCGCCGTCCACGGCAACGCCCGCGACTACAAACGCCCTTACGGCGACATCCAGGCCTTCGTGCAAGACATGCTCAAATAA
- a CDS encoding tetratricopeptide repeat protein, whose amino-acid sequence MTNDFVRAGIALGLTFLAGCATNPKKEELPPPKTPKEALERRIVELQQAVAADPANPVAHYALGNALFDAARHVEAKNAYQAAIRLKPDYAEAYCNMGLCLRLLGQVDDAIAAYDRALELQPDEQTTLTNLIAALRTKGDIRAAESHLRKLAELRPNDVLVHSELANIFYQRGDFAAAESEFKRVIELDPGMSSDYYNLGACYVELGDLDQALRTWLTALAYDEKNTSVRKGLAVLYWQRGEFDKAWQAVVDCQTHGVPLDADFLASLQRDSGRSGPEAAK is encoded by the coding sequence ATGACAAACGATTTCGTTCGCGCGGGAATCGCGCTGGGGTTGACGTTCCTTGCCGGTTGCGCAACCAATCCGAAGAAGGAAGAACTGCCGCCGCCAAAGACCCCCAAGGAAGCGCTCGAACGCCGCATCGTTGAACTGCAACAGGCCGTCGCGGCAGACCCGGCGAATCCCGTCGCGCACTACGCCCTCGGCAACGCCCTCTTCGACGCGGCGCGGCACGTGGAAGCGAAAAACGCCTACCAAGCCGCAATTCGTTTGAAGCCCGACTATGCCGAGGCCTACTGCAACATGGGCCTGTGCCTTCGTCTGCTTGGGCAAGTCGACGACGCCATCGCCGCGTACGATCGCGCACTCGAGCTGCAGCCGGACGAGCAAACCACGCTAACCAACCTCATTGCTGCGTTGCGCACGAAAGGCGACATCCGCGCCGCCGAATCGCACCTGCGCAAACTCGCCGAACTGCGCCCGAACGATGTCCTCGTGCATTCGGAACTCGCGAACATTTTCTACCAACGCGGCGATTTCGCGGCTGCGGAGTCCGAATTCAAGCGTGTCATCGAACTCGACCCCGGCATGTCGAGCGACTACTACAACCTGGGAGCCTGTTACGTTGAACTCGGCGACTTGGATCAGGCGCTCAGAACGTGGCTCACCGCGCTCGCATACGATGAGAAGAATACATCCGTCCGCAAGGGCCTCGCCGTGCTCTACTGGCAGCGCGGCGAATTTGACAAGGCGTGGCAGGCCGTCGTCGATTGCCAGACCCACGGTGTTCCGCTCGACGCCGATTTCCTCGCATCCCTGCAACGCGACTCCGGCCGGTCCGGCCCTGAAGCGGCGAAGTAG